The following are from one region of the Muntiacus reevesi chromosome 3, mMunRee1.1, whole genome shotgun sequence genome:
- the LOC136162683 gene encoding olfactory receptor 1J4-like, translating to MSCMKRVNQSSMSKFLLLGLPILPEQQGVFFVLFLGVYLTTVLGNLLIILLIRLDPRLHTPMYFFLSHLALTDISFSSVTVPKMLINIQTQDQSIPYAECITQMYFFLFFTGLDDFLLTSMAYDRYMAICHPLHYSTIMGQGLCTLLVTVSWILSCANALCHTLLLTRLSFCADHSIPHFFCDLDALLKLSCSDTSLNELAIFTAGVAVIVLPFICILISYARIGVTILKVPSTKGICKALSTCGSHLSVVSLYYGAIIGLYFFPSSNTSRDKITIASVMYTVVTPLLNPFIYSLRNRDMKGALERLLHRAEVLSQ from the coding sequence CATGAAGAGGGTAAATCAGAGCAGCATGTCCAAGttcctccttctgggactcccCATCCTGCCAGAGCAGCAGGGCGTGTTCTTTGTCCTGTTCCTGGGCGTGTACCTGACCACAGTGCTGGGCAATCTGCTCATCATTCTGCTCATCAGGCTGGACCCTCGCCTACACACCcctatgtacttcttcctcagccacTTGGCCCTCACTGACATCTCCTTTTCATCTGTCACCGTCCCGAAAATGCTGATAAACATACAGACTCAGGATCAATCCATCCCCTATGCAGAGTGCATAACACAgatgtattttttcctattttttactgGTCTGGATGATTTTCTGCTCACCTCgatggcctatgaccggtacATGGCCATCTGTCACCCTCTCCACTACAGCACCATCATGGGACAGGGGCTGTGCACCTTACTAGTAACTGTGTCCTGGATTCTCTCCTGTGCCAATGCCCTgtgtcacacccttctcctgaCCCGGCTGTCTTTTTGTGCTGACCACAGCATCCCCCATTTCTTCTGTGACCTTGATGCCCTGTTGAAGCTCTCCTGCTCAGACACATCCCTCAACGAGCTGGCCATTTTCACAGCAGGAGTGGCTGTCATCGTCCTCCCATTCATATGCATCCTGATCTCTTATGCACGCATCGGGGTCACCATCCTGAAGGTCCCCTCCACCAAGGGGATCTGCAAAGCATTGTCCACATGTGGCTCCCACCTCTCTGTGGTGTCTCTGTATTATGGAGCAATTATTGGGCtgtattttttcccctcatcCAACACCTCCAGGGACAAGATCACCATTGCCTCTGTGATGTACACAGTGGTCACTCCACTGCTGAACCCCTTCATTTATAGCCTAAGGAACAGAGACATGAAGGGGGCCCTGGAGAGACTCTTGCACAGGGCAGAAGTCTTGTCTCAATGA